One window from the genome of Haloprofundus halobius encodes:
- a CDS encoding cupredoxin domain-containing protein, which yields MTDDNRFEPDAVTIPVGETVVWRTVGYAPHTVTAYEDELPPGAAYFSSGGFTNEAAARDGASGGGGVLDRGEEYTYTFDKPGTYTYYCIPHEQAGMTGTITVEPTAEFGQRGA from the coding sequence ATGACCGACGACAACCGATTCGAACCGGACGCGGTCACGATTCCCGTGGGCGAAACGGTCGTCTGGCGGACCGTAGGCTACGCTCCGCATACGGTGACCGCTTACGAGGACGAGCTCCCACCAGGAGCAGCGTACTTCAGCAGTGGCGGCTTCACGAACGAGGCTGCCGCCCGAGATGGCGCATCCGGGGGTGGCGGTGTCCTCGACCGCGGCGAAGAGTACACGTACACGTTCGACAAGCCCGGAACGTACACGTACTACTGCATCCCGCACGAGCAGGCTGGAATGACCGGCACCATCACCGTCGAACCGACGGCAGAATTCGGGCAGAGAGGTGCGTAG